A genomic window from Thioalkalivibrio sp. ALJ12 includes:
- the petA gene encoding ubiquinol-cytochrome c reductase iron-sulfur subunit, with translation MANQGVNRGRRRFLVAATTVVGGAGVAAVATPFLASLQPSARAQAAGAPVEFDVTEVEAGQRVSIEWRGQPIWIVRRTDEMLDGLSQVTDRLRDPDSENEAQQPEYAQNEHRSIKPEILVLIGICTHLGCSPSFRPEIGDPGMGSDWQGGWLCGCHGSRFDMAGRVYRNMPAVDNLEVPPHHYITDNLLLVGEDEDGGAV, from the coding sequence ATGGCAAACCAAGGCGTAAATCGAGGCCGTCGCCGGTTCCTCGTCGCCGCGACGACAGTCGTCGGCGGTGCCGGTGTCGCAGCGGTCGCGACCCCGTTCCTGGCGTCCTTGCAGCCCAGCGCTCGCGCTCAGGCAGCAGGGGCTCCGGTCGAGTTCGACGTGACCGAGGTCGAGGCCGGCCAGCGCGTCAGCATCGAGTGGCGTGGACAGCCGATCTGGATCGTGCGGCGTACCGACGAAATGCTGGATGGTTTGTCCCAGGTGACCGATCGCCTGCGCGATCCGGATTCCGAGAACGAGGCCCAGCAGCCGGAATACGCGCAGAACGAGCATCGCTCGATCAAGCCGGAAATCCTGGTGCTGATCGGGATCTGCACTCACCTCGGGTGCTCGCCGTCGTTCCGTCCGGAGATCGGCGATCCCGGCATGGGCTCCGACTGGCAGGGCGGCTGGCTGTGCGGTTGCCACGGTTCCCGCTTCGACATGGCCGGTCGCGTCTATCGCAACATGCCGGCGGTCGACAACCTCGAGGTGCCGCCGCACCACTACATCACGGACAACCTGCTGCTCGTGGGTGAAGATGAAGACGGAGGAGCTGTCTGA
- a CDS encoding Nif3-like dinuclear metal center hexameric protein, with protein MIERDVLMQVLNEELQPERFRDYCPNGLQVEGRAEVRRIVSGVTASLALVEAAIEDGADTILVHHGYFWKGEPEVVTGMKRERLRRLLEHEINLVAYHLPLDAHPELGNNTQLANRLGFAIEGVLREDGVGQYGRSAAEVSGADLRDHISAVLGRECLWVPGGERPIRRVAWCTGGAQSLLMEAAAQGVDAYISGEISEQTTHEARESGVHYFAAGHHATERYGAPALGEWCAERFGLEHRFIDIDNPA; from the coding sequence GTGATCGAACGTGACGTATTAATGCAGGTCCTGAACGAGGAGCTCCAGCCGGAGCGCTTTCGCGACTATTGTCCGAACGGGTTGCAGGTAGAGGGGCGGGCCGAGGTGCGCCGCATCGTCAGCGGGGTGACGGCATCGCTGGCGCTGGTCGAGGCCGCGATCGAGGACGGGGCCGACACGATCCTGGTGCATCACGGCTATTTCTGGAAGGGCGAGCCAGAGGTGGTTACTGGCATGAAGCGTGAACGCCTGCGCCGGCTGCTGGAGCACGAGATCAATCTGGTGGCCTACCACCTGCCGCTGGATGCGCATCCGGAGCTGGGCAACAACACCCAACTGGCCAATCGCCTCGGATTCGCGATCGAGGGGGTGCTGCGCGAGGACGGCGTGGGCCAGTACGGTCGTTCTGCCGCCGAGGTGTCGGGGGCGGACCTGCGCGACCACATCTCCGCCGTGCTGGGGCGCGAGTGTCTGTGGGTGCCGGGCGGCGAGCGGCCGATTCGGCGCGTTGCCTGGTGCACTGGCGGGGCGCAGTCATTACTGATGGAGGCGGCGGCGCAGGGTGTGGATGCCTATATCAGTGGCGAGATTTCCGAGCAGACCACTCACGAGGCGCGCGAGAGCGGGGTGCACTACTTCGCCGCGGGGCATCATGCGACCGAGCGCTACGGGGCGCCTGCCCTGGGGGAATGGTGCGCCGAACGTTTCGGTCTGGAGCACCGGTTCATCGACATCGACAACCCTGCCTGA
- a CDS encoding S1C family serine protease → MVNFSRFLLQAALTGVAIAVVVAVFFPHVLDRDRGEQAELQVAAPLSTTSSAALSYADGVERAAPAVVNIMTSRVLDTPGILDLHEFFGQPVPPGDTEQASLGSGVIMTDRGHILTNHHVIEEADAIAVVLPNGDAHPAEIIGIDPDTDLAVLRIRTDDVAVATVGHSRELRVGDVVLAIGNPFGVGQTVTQGIVSATGRNQLGINTFEDFIQTDAAINPGNSGGALINAKGEVIGINTAIFSRSGGSHGIGFAIPVDLARDVMTEIIEQGYVSRGWLGIEVQAMNRELADSFGLDAPRGVLVAGILRDGPAQEAGIEIGDVITHLNDDALNSPREALNVIARTDPGAELTIKLLRDGEEVELEATVAQRPI, encoded by the coding sequence ATGGTGAATTTCTCGCGTTTCCTGCTGCAAGCGGCCCTGACCGGCGTGGCGATCGCCGTGGTCGTCGCCGTGTTCTTTCCGCATGTGCTTGACCGCGACCGGGGCGAGCAGGCGGAGCTGCAAGTCGCCGCCCCGCTCTCCACGACCAGCAGTGCCGCGCTCAGCTACGCCGACGGGGTCGAGCGGGCCGCGCCGGCCGTGGTCAACATCATGACCTCGCGCGTGCTCGACACCCCCGGCATCCTCGACCTGCACGAGTTCTTTGGCCAGCCCGTGCCCCCGGGCGATACCGAGCAGGCCAGCCTGGGTTCCGGCGTCATCATGACCGATCGGGGCCATATCCTGACCAACCACCACGTGATCGAGGAGGCCGACGCGATCGCTGTGGTCCTGCCCAATGGCGACGCCCATCCGGCCGAGATTATCGGCATCGACCCCGATACCGACCTCGCCGTCCTGCGCATCCGCACCGACGACGTGGCCGTGGCCACGGTTGGCCACTCCCGCGAGCTGCGGGTCGGTGACGTCGTGCTCGCGATCGGCAACCCCTTCGGTGTCGGGCAGACCGTGACCCAGGGGATCGTCTCCGCCACCGGGCGCAACCAGCTCGGGATCAACACCTTCGAGGACTTCATTCAGACCGACGCGGCGATCAACCCCGGCAACTCCGGTGGCGCACTGATCAATGCCAAGGGCGAGGTAATCGGCATCAATACCGCGATCTTCTCGCGCTCCGGGGGGTCCCATGGCATTGGCTTCGCGATCCCGGTGGACCTCGCCCGCGACGTAATGACCGAGATCATCGAACAAGGCTATGTCTCCCGCGGCTGGCTGGGGATCGAAGTCCAGGCGATGAACCGCGAACTGGCCGACTCCTTCGGGCTGGATGCCCCACGCGGGGTCCTGGTCGCCGGCATCCTGCGTGACGGCCCCGCCCAGGAGGCCGGCATCGAGATCGGCGACGTAATCACCCACCTCAATGACGACGCGCTCAACAGCCCGCGCGAGGCCCTGAATGTCATTGCACGGACCGATCCGGGCGCCGAACTGACGATCAAACTCCTGCGCGACGGCGAGGAAGTCGAGCTCGAGGCCACTGTCGCCCAGCGCCCGATCTGA
- a CDS encoding copper resistance D family protein, translating to MAWLSALAGVDAWTVAMILVAAGFYAGALLAAGAVLFRLAFPDLPDPERRAASRTGAIAAWAAIVLAVIEWPLQAGYLGGGNGAAAVDPMLLGMVFEGAQGTQLILAVSGLLLVQAILLDARRLPGLGHGLSLGGVLLVMLALVQVGHTVDEPRWLLGGLLVLHLLAAAFWIGSLWPLYRLAGHPAGGADAVRILDRFGRVAVFGVGLLVLAGVVLAALLLGGVTPLLTTGYGQFLIGKVLIVALLLLLAASNKWRLVPAFERGEPRAPQRLRRSIAMEIGLVGLVLLVTAILTTVSSPANG from the coding sequence GTGGCCTGGCTGTCTGCGCTTGCCGGTGTGGATGCCTGGACGGTCGCCATGATCCTGGTGGCGGCCGGCTTCTATGCCGGTGCCTTGCTGGCGGCCGGGGCGGTGCTGTTTCGCCTGGCGTTTCCGGATCTGCCCGATCCGGAACGTCGGGCGGCCAGCCGCACGGGGGCGATCGCGGCCTGGGCCGCGATCGTGCTGGCCGTGATCGAGTGGCCGCTGCAGGCCGGGTATCTCGGGGGTGGCAATGGTGCCGCCGCAGTCGACCCCATGCTGCTCGGCATGGTATTCGAGGGCGCGCAGGGGACTCAGCTAATCCTCGCCGTGAGTGGCTTGCTGCTGGTACAGGCGATCTTGCTGGATGCCCGGCGCCTGCCGGGGCTCGGGCATGGCTTGAGTCTCGGAGGCGTGTTGCTGGTCATGCTCGCCTTAGTCCAGGTCGGGCACACGGTCGACGAACCCCGCTGGTTGCTCGGCGGGCTGCTGGTGCTGCACCTGCTGGCGGCTGCATTCTGGATTGGTTCGTTATGGCCCCTGTATCGCCTGGCAGGACACCCAGCTGGCGGAGCGGATGCCGTACGCATCCTGGATCGCTTCGGTCGGGTGGCGGTGTTCGGGGTTGGCCTGCTGGTGCTCGCGGGCGTTGTCCTGGCTGCGCTTCTGCTCGGCGGGGTCACGCCACTGCTCACTACCGGCTACGGGCAGTTCCTGATCGGCAAGGTGCTGATTGTGGCCCTGCTCCTGCTGCTGGCGGCGTCCAACAAGTGGCGCCTGGTGCCCGCCTTCGAGCGGGGCGAGCCCCGGGCCCCGCAGCGCCTCCGGCGCAGTATCGCGATGGAGATCGGACTGGTGGGGCTGGTGTTGCTGGTCACGGCCATACTGACCACGGTCAGTTCCCCGGCCAACGGGTAG
- a CDS encoding copper resistance CopC family protein, with the protein MMTIRTRNTLRSALAALLLAVAAPLLAHEGEMGHVPEDGSTVQGTPEEIGIHFDGAMRITQFDVIGPRGRVSLEDQPGNDPTEEYHVRPAGDLEPGRYEVRWRGLARDGHMMSGTFRFTVED; encoded by the coding sequence ATGATGACGATTCGTACCCGTAATACCCTGCGTTCCGCCCTTGCGGCCCTGCTGCTGGCTGTCGCCGCGCCCCTGCTGGCTCACGAGGGCGAGATGGGGCATGTGCCCGAGGACGGCTCCACGGTGCAGGGGACCCCGGAGGAGATCGGGATTCACTTCGATGGCGCGATGCGCATTACCCAGTTCGACGTGATCGGCCCGCGTGGCCGGGTCTCCCTGGAAGACCAGCCCGGCAATGACCCGACCGAGGAATACCATGTGCGCCCGGCCGGCGACCTGGAACCGGGTCGTTACGAGGTGCGCTGGCGCGGCCTGGCTCGTGACGGCCACATGATGTCCGGGACCTTCCGCTTTACGGTGGAGGACTGA